From one Leptospira kanakyensis genomic stretch:
- a CDS encoding SUMF1/EgtB/PvdO family nonheme iron enzyme has protein sequence MVWIPSGNFEKGSNVYPEESPIYNTTVSGFWMDETEVTNDEFAKFVWETGYQTEAETQLIPNVSAIDSGLYRPGAVVFQKPKTHKETHSVLDWWRYVPGTNWRHPDGPNSSIEGKGSYPVVAVSYQDANSYAKWKGRTLPTEVEWEWAAANGSREEANTWQGEFPYLDEGKDGFMGISPVGCFAKNKFGLYDMIGNVWEYTADSWPVDKSLDKSKYHTIKGGSYLCSPNYCKRYRAAAKQPQEDQLASNHIGFRTIIRNHFDTFKKN, from the coding sequence ATGGTATGGATTCCCTCGGGAAACTTTGAAAAGGGATCCAATGTGTATCCTGAGGAATCGCCGATTTATAACACAACTGTTTCTGGATTCTGGATGGATGAAACAGAAGTTACCAATGATGAATTTGCAAAATTTGTTTGGGAGACAGGTTATCAAACGGAAGCAGAGACACAATTGATTCCGAATGTATCTGCGATTGATTCAGGACTGTATAGACCGGGGGCCGTTGTCTTTCAAAAACCAAAAACTCATAAAGAGACTCACTCTGTACTCGATTGGTGGCGTTATGTTCCTGGAACCAATTGGCGTCATCCCGATGGGCCAAATTCTTCGATTGAAGGGAAGGGATCATATCCTGTAGTCGCAGTCAGTTATCAGGATGCTAATTCTTATGCAAAATGGAAGGGACGTACCTTACCGACAGAGGTGGAGTGGGAATGGGCAGCGGCGAATGGAAGTCGGGAAGAGGCCAATACATGGCAAGGTGAGTTTCCTTACTTAGATGAAGGGAAAGATGGGTTTATGGGAATTTCACCTGTTGGTTGTTTTGCGAAAAATAAATTTGGCCTTTATGATATGATAGGAAATGTTTGGGAATACACTGCAGATTCATGGCCAGTGGACAAGTCTTTAGATAAATCAAAATACCATACCATCAAAGGTGGATCGTATCTTTGTTCGCCAAACTATTGCAAACGATACAGGGCAGCTGCAAAACAGCCTCAAGAAGACCAATTGGCAAGTAATCATATTGGGTTTCGAACCATCATACGCAATCATTTCGATACATTCAAAAAAAACTAA
- a CDS encoding ArnT family glycosyltransferase, producing MFFVILFIFSTIFAITLGVPDLPFPQGDEIMHIRSIRESLELGSYTLPVLSGLPNPYKPPLLFWLGMFFDRIFGVSYLAERLVSFFFGIGTLTLFYKLYLSISKSLKETKLATFTFAFSFLSLKFFGLLMMEGAMVFFTLLYIFLFYKSKNKKSLTYVIWGSFFVGFGYLLKGPILHIYIVLFLISYLYIKMIHVRNGKFQISFDPIWKEKNTLLSFGLSFLIPILWISYLYLFTDSGKELLRFFFITENMGKFYATNQSGLRIWGGWLLYTVPFTIPILHILWISLKKPSNQRNQFLVMTILVFLLFVTIFHLLPNRKDPYYVTPFISLLFLLPAMKKISWESLVLSRFNSFSIPIIYFLFVAIAVVLRLPVLFSISLFGIIVTLSVIFFFRNEKFKFYGIFIPQLLLVPITMVFLLRPMSDPDITKQNINADGKEVCVIAENPWTAMDVQNKLKTSKVSFALPLTYKETCPNAEILINYSESTSFPDHFEKKTSWYQWKQHLILDSYQIADALRKVDKRSFQSEVSVWSKGEKR from the coding sequence ATGTTTTTTGTTATTCTTTTTATTTTTTCTACGATTTTTGCCATAACCCTTGGTGTTCCCGACCTTCCTTTCCCTCAGGGTGATGAAATCATGCACATTCGTTCCATTCGAGAAAGTCTGGAATTAGGAAGTTATACTTTGCCTGTTCTTTCAGGTTTACCCAATCCTTACAAACCTCCGCTACTCTTTTGGTTGGGCATGTTCTTCGATCGAATTTTTGGTGTGAGTTACTTGGCAGAAAGATTGGTTTCTTTTTTCTTTGGAATTGGGACTTTGACCCTCTTTTATAAACTCTATTTATCGATCAGCAAGTCTTTAAAAGAAACAAAACTTGCAACGTTTACTTTTGCCTTCTCCTTTCTCTCGCTTAAATTTTTTGGTTTACTGATGATGGAAGGGGCCATGGTATTTTTTACCCTTCTTTATATATTCTTATTCTACAAATCAAAAAATAAAAAGAGTTTAACGTACGTAATATGGGGAAGTTTTTTTGTTGGTTTCGGATATTTACTCAAAGGCCCAATCCTTCACATCTATATTGTACTATTTTTAATCAGTTATCTCTATATTAAGATGATTCATGTTAGGAATGGAAAATTTCAGATCTCCTTTGATCCAATCTGGAAAGAAAAAAACACACTCTTATCATTTGGCCTATCTTTCCTCATCCCTATCCTTTGGATTTCTTATTTGTATTTGTTTACCGATTCAGGAAAAGAGTTACTCCGATTCTTTTTTATCACGGAAAACATGGGGAAATTTTATGCAACCAACCAATCGGGTCTTAGGATTTGGGGAGGATGGTTACTTTACACCGTTCCTTTTACTATTCCTATCTTACATATCCTTTGGATTAGTTTAAAAAAACCTTCTAACCAAAGAAACCAGTTTCTCGTGATGACAATCCTTGTTTTTCTTTTGTTTGTGACTATTTTTCACTTATTACCAAATCGCAAAGATCCGTATTATGTAACTCCATTCATCAGCTTACTTTTTTTACTTCCTGCAATGAAAAAAATAAGTTGGGAATCATTAGTCCTGTCCCGTTTCAATAGTTTTTCGATTCCCATCATCTACTTTTTATTTGTGGCCATTGCCGTTGTATTACGGTTACCCGTTTTGTTTTCCATATCACTATTTGGAATCATCGTAACACTCAGTGTTATTTTCTTTTTCCGAAATGAAAAATTCAAGTTTTACGGAATTTTTATACCACAACTACTCCTTGTTCCTATAACTATGGTTTTCCTTCTACGGCCGATGTCAGATCCAGACATCACCAAACAAAACATTAATGCTGATGGAAAAGAAGTTTGTGTCATCGCTGAAAATCCTTGGACAGCCATGGACGTACAAAACAAACTCAAAACTTCGAAAGTAAGTTTCGCTTTACCACTGACATATAAAGAAACATGCCCCAATGCGGAGATTCTAATTAACTATAGTGAATCAACATCTTTCCCTGATCACTTTGAAAAGAAAACTTCTTGGTACCAATGGAAACAACATCTAATCCTCGATTCTTATCAAATCGCCGATGCCCTTCGAAAAGTTGATAAACGTTCCTTTCAGTCAGAAGTCAGTGTATGGAGTAAAGGAGAGAAACGATGA
- a CDS encoding alkyl sulfatase dimerization domain-containing protein, whose amino-acid sequence MKIKTLVLFLFLILFNDCNTTKSKTPANDSEHIHLEEFNAEFEKKIYEVAPGVYSAVGYGIANSILLVGKDGLVIIDTLDELKASKQVLEDFRKISSLPIKAIIYTHSHPDHIFGSGSFVTDVSPEVYAHESLLPTVQKLASETTPIIGTRSARMFGNYLEKSDLVNVGIGPYQGYNADTKLDFVPPTKTFRDSLNIEVSGIRLRLIHAPGETDDQIYIYHPEKNILFVGDNIYKAFPNLYTIRGTWFRSLKHWYESLDIIRNLKPEHLVPSHGKPISGKSYIYDIVTDYRDAVQFVHDQSLRGINAGYHPDDLVQLVQLPEHLKKSPYLKEIYGKVSWSVRSAFAGNLGWFSGDAAELHPLDRKVYADLIVDLAGGSENLLKYTKSKLQIKEYQTVLTLSGYLLRHDPKLTDVIPLRIEALEKLGVSESNANAKHYYLTEALELRNQFVAKIKVRPSPELLRRYPVKVILSSFVANLDPKLSFDTDEKVGFIFLDTKETYTIHLRKGVAEVIPSLIADADLIVELNSQDWKEMLTRLKSPATTLLKFRFKKGNLLSFTQFLKKFSPKEQILTLKVPTNQ is encoded by the coding sequence ATGAAAATAAAAACCTTAGTTCTATTTCTCTTTTTAATCTTATTCAATGATTGTAACACTACAAAATCAAAAACCCCAGCAAATGATTCAGAACATATCCATTTGGAAGAATTTAATGCCGAGTTTGAAAAAAAAATTTATGAAGTGGCTCCTGGAGTTTATTCTGCGGTCGGTTATGGAATCGCGAATTCAATCTTACTCGTAGGGAAGGATGGTCTTGTCATCATTGATACATTAGATGAGTTGAAGGCATCCAAACAAGTTTTAGAAGATTTTAGAAAGATTTCTTCTTTGCCAATCAAAGCAATCATTTACACACATAGTCATCCAGATCATATTTTTGGTTCTGGGTCGTTTGTTACCGATGTTTCACCGGAAGTTTATGCACACGAAAGTTTGCTCCCTACGGTTCAGAAACTAGCCAGTGAAACCACTCCCATCATTGGAACGAGAAGTGCTCGTATGTTTGGTAATTATTTAGAAAAAAGTGATTTGGTCAATGTGGGGATTGGGCCTTACCAAGGTTACAATGCCGATACAAAATTAGATTTTGTTCCTCCTACAAAAACCTTTCGCGACAGTCTCAACATTGAAGTATCAGGAATACGGCTGAGACTCATCCATGCTCCAGGTGAAACGGATGATCAAATTTATATTTATCATCCAGAAAAGAATATCTTATTCGTAGGTGATAATATTTATAAAGCATTTCCCAATTTATATACGATCCGAGGGACTTGGTTTCGTAGTTTAAAACATTGGTATGAATCACTTGATATTATACGAAATTTAAAACCAGAACATTTAGTTCCCAGTCATGGAAAACCAATCTCGGGAAAATCATATATTTATGATATTGTGACTGATTATCGCGATGCCGTACAATTTGTACATGATCAGTCGTTGCGTGGTATCAATGCAGGTTACCATCCTGATGACTTAGTGCAATTGGTTCAATTGCCAGAACATTTAAAAAAATCTCCTTATCTAAAAGAAATTTATGGAAAAGTATCTTGGTCTGTGCGTTCCGCATTTGCCGGAAATTTAGGTTGGTTTAGTGGTGATGCAGCTGAATTACATCCCTTAGATCGAAAGGTTTATGCCGACTTAATTGTGGATTTAGCCGGTGGAAGTGAGAACTTACTCAAGTATACAAAAAGTAAACTCCAAATAAAAGAATACCAGACGGTATTAACACTATCAGGTTACCTGCTGCGTCATGATCCAAAATTGACAGATGTTATTCCTTTGCGAATTGAGGCCCTTGAAAAATTAGGAGTGTCAGAATCCAATGCCAATGCAAAACACTATTATCTTACCGAAGCATTGGAGTTACGTAACCAGTTTGTCGCTAAAATTAAGGTAAGACCGAGCCCTGAATTGTTACGACGTTATCCAGTAAAAGTAATTTTAAGTAGTTTTGTTGCCAATTTGGATCCGAAGCTGAGTTTCGATACAGACGAAAAAGTAGGATTTATTTTTCTCGATACAAAAGAAACGTATACCATTCATTTAAGGAAAGGGGTAGCGGAGGTCATTCCTAGTTTGATCGCTGATGCGGATTTGATTGTGGAATTAAATTCACAAGATTGGAAAGAAATGTTAACCCGATTGAAATCACCTGCAACTACACTTCTTAAGTTTCGATTTAAAAAAGGGAATTTGTTATCTTTTACTCAGTTTCTAAAGAAGTTTTCACCAAAAGAACAAATTCTTACTTTAAAGGTTCCTACCAATCAATAG
- a CDS encoding sulfatase-like hydrolase/transferase, producing MKLFKILLSAFFVLLIILGILYYNRLLLLRYSLGWITDIRHPREPNHPVPWLAGPESSKETIKTRPPNIIVIMADDLGFNDVTTYGGGYADLGVPTPNIDSIAKEGVRFDSGYSGSAVCTVSRAALMTGRYPSRFGVEFTPTPGALARVGADLYADPGRLYPVVIDKEKAEKSKSFNELGMPGSEITIAEVLKERGYHSIHIGKWHLGSTEEMRPNKQGFDETLFMESGLYLPVDDPNVYNSKQDFDPIDRFLWPNMRFGVSYNGGKWFEPSRYLTDYFTDEAVKVIKTNKHRPFFLFLAHWAVHTPLQASKEDYDALSHIKDHRKRVYLSMIRSLDRSVGKVLESIKQEGLDENTIVIFTSDNGAPNYIGLPDVNSPYRGWKLTLFQGGIRVPYVAKWPGQIKPGTKYKTPITNIDILPTVASAAGVKLALDREIDGVNLLPYLKGQMIQKQRPLFWSDGYYQTVQADGWKLIRTERPKKKWLFHLDSDPLEKKNIVSLFPERLAELEGLLEHYNKQMPKPLWPSFIEFPVSIDKTLDQKQEADDEYTYWVN from the coding sequence ATGAAACTTTTTAAAATTCTACTCTCTGCCTTTTTTGTTCTTTTAATCATTCTGGGCATCCTCTATTACAATCGATTGCTTTTACTTCGTTATTCACTTGGTTGGATTACTGACATTCGCCATCCGCGAGAGCCGAACCATCCAGTGCCTTGGCTTGCTGGGCCTGAGAGTTCAAAAGAAACAATAAAAACTCGGCCACCAAATATCATTGTGATTATGGCAGATGATTTGGGTTTTAATGATGTCACTACGTATGGCGGTGGTTATGCGGACTTGGGTGTTCCCACTCCTAATATTGATTCAATCGCTAAGGAAGGGGTTCGCTTTGATTCTGGATATTCGGGAAGTGCCGTCTGCACGGTTTCTCGTGCCGCCCTAATGACGGGAAGGTATCCCTCTCGTTTTGGAGTGGAGTTTACGCCGACACCGGGGGCATTGGCAAGAGTGGGAGCTGATTTGTATGCTGATCCTGGACGTTTGTATCCCGTTGTGATTGATAAAGAAAAGGCAGAAAAATCAAAAAGTTTTAATGAATTAGGAATGCCAGGTTCGGAAATTACAATCGCAGAAGTTTTGAAAGAACGAGGTTACCATTCCATACACATTGGGAAATGGCATTTGGGAAGTACGGAGGAGATGCGCCCCAACAAACAAGGATTTGATGAGACGCTTTTTATGGAGAGTGGTTTGTATCTTCCGGTGGATGATCCCAATGTCTATAATTCAAAACAAGATTTTGATCCTATTGATCGATTTTTATGGCCCAATATGCGTTTTGGTGTGAGTTACAATGGAGGTAAGTGGTTTGAACCTAGTCGTTATTTGACAGATTATTTTACTGATGAAGCAGTTAAGGTAATCAAAACAAACAAACATAGACCTTTCTTTTTATTTTTAGCGCACTGGGCCGTACACACCCCTTTACAAGCAAGTAAGGAAGATTACGATGCTCTTTCCCATATTAAGGATCATCGGAAACGAGTGTATTTGAGTATGATTCGTTCTCTTGATCGGAGTGTTGGGAAAGTATTGGAATCAATAAAACAAGAAGGGTTGGATGAAAACACGATTGTGATTTTTACCAGTGATAATGGAGCACCAAATTATATTGGACTACCTGATGTAAATTCACCGTACCGCGGTTGGAAGTTGACTCTCTTTCAAGGTGGAATCCGTGTTCCCTATGTGGCGAAGTGGCCAGGCCAGATCAAACCGGGTACAAAATACAAAACTCCCATTACCAACATTGATATTTTGCCAACTGTTGCCAGTGCTGCTGGCGTAAAACTAGCATTAGATAGAGAGATTGATGGAGTGAACCTCCTGCCGTATTTGAAAGGTCAGATGATCCAGAAGCAAAGACCACTTTTTTGGAGTGATGGATATTACCAAACTGTCCAGGCCGATGGATGGAAATTGATTCGAACAGAACGTCCGAAAAAGAAATGGTTGTTTCATTTAGATAGTGATCCTTTGGAAAAGAAAAATATTGTTTCTCTTTTTCCAGAAAGATTAGCGGAGTTAGAAGGTTTATTGGAACATTATAATAAACAAATGCCTAAACCACTTTGGCCATCTTTTATTGAATTTCCTGTTTCTATTGATAAAACCTTAGATCAAAAACAAGAAGCAGATGACGAATACACCTATTGGGTGAACTAA
- a CDS encoding SDR family oxidoreductase, producing the protein MDIDSLLQDLKTLLDSPKELVTISDEKRLELMILCGKISRPDRNEVRKRNRTVRVEKKQTLKVQEKQKTALTGIRRARETAVFQAPLQISNTAGWSWDKAEELSNPKPCYICKTPFTKLHFFYDSMCSNCAELNYSKRFQTADLRGTVAVITGSRLKIGYQSTLLLLRSGARVIATTRFPNDSAIRFSKETDFHLWKDRLQIFGLDLRHTPSVEIFCKFLENHLERLDILINNAAQTVRRPPGFYGHLLDTEKLTLSELPQEAQKLLSFYQHCKQELDSYRSDSEMKDTATALAVSWNHKTPGVGIRSSAALSQIPYSHDNSHELEAVFPEGELDADLQQVDLRKTNSWRLRLGEINTSEMLEVQLVNAVAPFVLCNRLVGIMRRDNTGKKHIINVSAMEGKFHRFKKEDRHPHTNMAKAALNMMTHTSAEDFAQDGIFMNAVDTGWVTDEDPIELAKRKQDLHDFQPPLDIVDGAARVVDPLFDGVNTGKHWIGKFLKDYFPIDW; encoded by the coding sequence ATGGACATCGATTCCTTGTTACAGGATCTAAAAACACTTCTGGACTCGCCGAAGGAACTTGTAACGATCTCTGATGAAAAACGATTGGAACTCATGATCCTCTGTGGGAAAATTTCTCGCCCAGACAGAAATGAAGTCCGGAAGAGAAACCGCACGGTTCGCGTCGAAAAAAAACAAACTCTCAAAGTTCAGGAAAAACAAAAAACTGCCTTAACTGGAATTAGACGAGCAAGGGAAACGGCCGTATTCCAAGCCCCCCTACAAATTTCCAATACAGCTGGATGGTCCTGGGACAAAGCAGAAGAACTTTCGAATCCCAAACCATGTTATATCTGCAAAACTCCATTTACCAAACTCCATTTTTTTTATGATTCGATGTGTTCTAATTGTGCAGAACTCAATTATTCCAAAAGATTTCAAACTGCTGACCTAAGAGGGACAGTTGCGGTCATCACTGGATCCAGATTAAAAATCGGATACCAATCCACCTTACTTTTGTTACGTTCAGGTGCTCGTGTCATTGCCACAACAAGATTTCCCAATGATTCTGCCATTCGGTTTTCCAAAGAAACCGATTTCCATTTATGGAAAGACCGTTTGCAGATTTTTGGACTAGATTTACGACACACGCCCAGTGTCGAAATTTTTTGTAAATTTTTAGAAAATCATTTAGAACGTTTAGACATCCTCATCAATAATGCAGCACAAACGGTAAGACGACCTCCTGGTTTCTACGGTCACCTTCTAGACACAGAAAAACTAACTTTATCTGAGTTACCCCAAGAGGCACAAAAGTTACTTAGTTTTTACCAACATTGCAAACAAGAGTTAGATTCCTATAGATCAGATTCTGAGATGAAAGATACAGCCACAGCTCTTGCTGTGAGTTGGAACCACAAAACTCCGGGTGTAGGAATTCGTTCTTCTGCTGCCCTTTCTCAAATCCCCTATTCGCATGATAATTCTCACGAACTAGAAGCGGTATTCCCGGAAGGAGAACTGGATGCTGATTTACAACAAGTAGATCTTCGCAAAACGAATAGTTGGCGACTAAGGCTTGGCGAAATTAATACTTCAGAAATGTTAGAAGTGCAATTGGTGAATGCAGTGGCGCCGTTTGTGCTCTGCAATCGTCTCGTAGGCATTATGCGAAGGGACAATACTGGAAAAAAACATATCATCAACGTATCAGCTATGGAAGGAAAATTTCATAGGTTCAAAAAAGAAGACCGCCATCCGCATACAAATATGGCCAAAGCAGCCCTCAATATGATGACTCATACATCCGCTGAAGATTTTGCACAAGATGGAATCTTTATGAATGCGGTAGACACAGGTTGGGTAACAGATGAAGACCCGATCGAACTTGCAAAAAGAAAACAGGATCTTCATGATTTCCAACCACCTCTCGATATAGTTGATGGTGCCGCCAGGGTCGTTGATCCCCTGTTTGACGGTGTCAACACAGGGAAACATTGGATCGGGAAATTTCTAAAAGATTATTTTCCTATTGATTGGTAG
- a CDS encoding MBL fold metallo-hydrolase, with protein sequence MKLMQLKSHYFKILFLSICSLGSLTLSCSWDRFVLSRVNESTTVKANAAKELLAKDKITIVLTGTGSPLPSESIQNSTAIFVNGQFLLFDAGDGVAMAMEKLHLPVSEIGAVFITHFHSDHFADLGEVIDRSWLLGRQKPLTVYGPKGVTDLVNGFLKSYQSEYYYRTKHHGESVMPSQWKGAKSNEFSPKSDGSSKIIYEKDGVVVYGFFVNHEPVEPAVGYRVEYKGKSIVISGDTANSEFLKKQSFGVDYLISEVMNKSMIAKVEKAYESINHPRFTKIMKDIQLYHIDATELGILTEEAKVKTLVLTHMIPFVKGYIQTKAIYKDPILKVFHGDLIIGHDGKRIEIPLP encoded by the coding sequence ATGAAGTTAATGCAACTCAAGTCTCACTATTTCAAGATTCTATTCTTGTCTATCTGTTCACTAGGTTCACTCACACTGTCTTGTTCTTGGGATCGTTTCGTCCTCAGTCGAGTCAATGAAAGCACAACAGTAAAGGCAAACGCGGCAAAAGAACTTTTGGCAAAAGATAAAATTACCATTGTTCTTACGGGAACAGGTTCTCCTCTGCCTTCGGAAAGCATTCAAAATTCCACGGCCATATTTGTAAATGGTCAGTTTTTGTTATTTGATGCTGGTGATGGTGTTGCTATGGCGATGGAAAAGTTACACCTGCCAGTCTCGGAAATAGGGGCTGTGTTTATTACACATTTTCATTCGGATCATTTTGCAGACTTAGGGGAAGTGATTGATCGCAGTTGGTTATTAGGAAGACAAAAACCTCTAACCGTATATGGGCCGAAAGGAGTTACAGATCTTGTAAATGGTTTTTTAAAGAGTTATCAATCTGAATACTACTACCGCACCAAACACCATGGTGAATCCGTAATGCCATCGCAGTGGAAAGGGGCAAAATCAAATGAATTTTCTCCTAAATCTGACGGGTCCTCGAAAATTATTTATGAGAAGGATGGGGTAGTGGTTTATGGTTTCTTTGTCAATCATGAACCTGTGGAGCCGGCTGTTGGTTATCGAGTGGAATACAAAGGGAAGTCCATTGTGATTTCTGGTGATACTGCTAATTCTGAATTTTTGAAGAAACAGTCATTTGGTGTTGATTATCTAATTTCAGAAGTGATGAACAAGTCAATGATTGCAAAAGTTGAAAAGGCTTATGAATCAATCAATCATCCGCGATTTACCAAAATTATGAAAGACATTCAATTATATCATATTGATGCTACAGAGTTAGGAATTTTGACTGAAGAAGCAAAGGTAAAAACATTAGTTTTAACTCATATGATTCCGTTTGTGAAAGGTTATATCCAAACGAAAGCTATTTACAAAGATCCAATTCTGAAAGTGTTTCATGGAGATTTGATTATTGGACATGATGGTAAAAGAATTGAAATTCCTTTACCGTAA